A single genomic interval of Helicoverpa armigera isolate CAAS_96S chromosome 13, ASM3070526v1, whole genome shotgun sequence harbors:
- the LOC135117718 gene encoding LOW QUALITY PROTEIN: uncharacterized protein LOC135117718 (The sequence of the model RefSeq protein was modified relative to this genomic sequence to represent the inferred CDS: inserted 4 bases in 3 codons; deleted 1 base in 1 codon) has translation MPSTRSSSAQSKTTGESSTSTDWSMNTPSETASSSIASRSTLTKRTPSPHKRTPLPQAKGVVGKDSSAGEGSRPPPPSRISEESDPVHEVGSHPTSQNPERSVAVKARPQDSSIPPSSVSASVEGNPQAKKPTRDLDTTSSRSSQRKKAEAQARMAVALRELEVAEARARVARAELDIAVAESDEEDGAGEELYEQTHEVENWFIETSAGPSKKKRPTDSKEERSDIHQLAEAIRKLSENSRDVTAPKYIELPHFNGSCEEWLAFRRSFEDTAASFSNAQNLARLRRAIQGKAKEAVQSLLFTAENPREVIKGLESRFGRPGALALSELEKLKNMSRVSEXPSDICVFASRVKNAIETIKALKKPQYLSSPETLKAIVEKMPPSMKFRWFAYHRSRRDEDLQELLLVEAFLEIEADMWDFAPPEALSEYKKGFRRPVNVTQDTSQDKYKKSCPACEGEHYATECKKFKEADINEKWDIIKKARICFKCLRFKHSRINCKAPVCKQCGRWHHTLLHSDEPPVPVQKSSDENKGKQTYEEKVSSVNSTKSEERAYLKMVPVHLYGPKGQVRVLALLDEGSTVTLLDEAIAETIGAEGSREALSIETVGGRVIRKDSSQNIQLKIRGAHRRDKKSITVRTIDDLRLCEQGISKSTVESCPHLKAIEEQLLYTAERPRLLIGQDNWALIVTRRLKKGKPAEPVASLTDLGWVLHGCETGTNTVVNFVHYGRATTESEDIEEVVRQHFQLESLGIQNRLPSNDSDRRALETLEKTTKRLASGQFETGLLWKKEDEHLPNNYKQAFRRLISIERKLDKDKEVKEYYEKQIQSMVENGYAEKAPETSTEGRTFYLPHFAVVHPVKRKPRIVFDAAAKYEGKSLNDALLAGPDLLQSLFGVLLRFREGPVAVMADIQDMFLRVKVREGDRDSLRFLWRGSRRTSKPDEYRMSSIIFRAASSPATAIYVMNXNAEDFKATHPEAVKAISRNHYMDDYLQSFASIEEAKKISREVKEIHSRASFHLKGWASNDIRVLSEIEDTNKGESLLLTKEEKTLGLRWLVKEDKLAFNVGLRNTPKELLENTRAPTKREVTSAVMSTFDPLGFAAPVLIQGKKLIQDIWRTKVDWDEKINEKQRKMWSRYLEEVLALTGLQIPRCISPRCGEGQLHTFTDASEEAYAAVAYWRTVEPCGKVHVSMVAGKARVSPTKPVSIPRLELQAALLGSRLAASIEEEMSLQVSRKFYWTDSSTVLLWIKAEPRKFKTFVANRLAEIEENTKPEDWRWVPTKENPADDATRGTPAEFSHKSRWFQGPAFLRQTEQEWPLHDFKSAGKLPEEKSKEQVVAAATEGKALIDLQRFSSWERLLRVTARVVTFAYLLLKKTRKAATTAVRKEDEPWRPQRRAQKDKKRTPNQPAITKSKKPLHAPIEQQHIRKAEEILIRISQVDSFATEIRSLKKKNPRKXTSKLKKIDVYIDDDDIIKLRSRTMKFRGEERRKMNPIILDGKHRIAQLIIQHYHKKFLHGNTATVMNEVRQKYWIFGLRAAVKAVSHGCQWCRTRKSVPAIPPTGDLPSERLQHHQFPFTCTAVDYFGPMQVTVGRRVEKRWGALFTCLTTRAVHLELAPSLSASSMIMALRRMTARRGTPSTIFSDNGTNFVGANKELEAAAQEKGIKWKFIPPGSPNMGGAWERLVRSVKTALAVVLNERSPPEEVLHTLITEVEHIVNSRPLTPVSMDPDDEESLTPNHFLLGRSCGAMAPGEFDDTDLIGKANWKTAQRLADHFWQRWVKEYLPLIMPRRIEGRATNDPREGDIVLIVDSTLPRNTWPRGEVIKTYPGPDGRTRVMDVRTTGGVLRRPTRRIIVLVPAASSRSEDGVLRTVGENVGDDE, from the exons ATGCCTTCGACAAGATCAAGTTCTGCGCAGTCCAAGACCACCGGGGAAAGTTCTACGTCAACAGACTGGAGCATGAATACGCCAAGTGAAACCGCAAGTTCGTCGATAGCAAGTAGATCGACGCTTACAAAGAGGACGCCGTCGCCGCACAAACGAACGCCGTTACCTCAAGCAAAGGGTGTTGTTGGAAAGGATTCATCAGCGGGGGAAGGGAGCCGCCCCCCTCCGCCATCAAGGATAAGCGAAGAATCGGATCCCGTACATGAAGTAGGAAGCCACCCCACGTCCCAGAACCCGGAGAGAAGCGTCGCAGTGAAGGCTCGTCCACAAGATTCAAGCATTCCGCCGTCTAGTGTCAGCGCGTCAGTTGAAGGAAACCCGCAAGCTAAGAAGCCGACCCGCGATTTAGACACGACGTCCAGCCGCTCGTCTCAAAGAAAGAAGGCAGAAGCACAAGCAAGGATGGCGGTGGCACTACGGGAATTAGAAGTAGCTGAAGCCCGCGCAAGGGTAGCTCGAGCCGAGCTGGACATCGCCGTCGCCGAGTCCGACGAGGAAGATGGAGCTGGTGAAGAGTTGTACGAGCAAACCCATGAAGTGGAGAATTGGTTCATCGAGACCAGCGCCGGGCCCAGCAAAAAGAAGAGACCGACCGATTCTAAAGAAGAAAGAAGCGATATCCACCAACTGGCTGAAGCAATACGCAAGCTGTCTGAAAACTCACGTGACGTCACCGCGCCGAAGTACATCGAACTCCCTCACTTCAACGGATCCTGTGAAGAGTGGTTGGCATTCAGAAGATCATTCGAAGATACAGCCGCCTCATTCAGCAACGCACAGAACTTAGCGCGCCTAAGAAGAGCTATACAAGGGAAAGCGAAAGAAGCTGTTCAGAGCCTGCTATTCACCGCTGAAAATCCACGCGAAGTAATTAAGGGATTGGAGTCAAGATTTGGAAGACCTGGAGCGCTAGCATTATCAGAGCTGGAGAAGCTGAAGAATATGTCAAGAGTGAGCG AACCAAGTGATATCTGCGTGTTTGCAAGTCGCGTGAAGAACGCTATAGAAACAATCAAGGCGTTGAAGAAACCGCAGTACCTCAGCTCGCCTGAAACATTGAAAGCCATAGTGGAGAAGATGCCGCCTTCTATGAAGTTTCGCTGGTTTGCCTATCACAGAAGCAGAAGAGATGAAGACCTTCAAGAACTATTACTTGTTGAAGCGTTCCTGGAAATTGAAGCAGACATGT GGGACTTCGCTCCGCCTGAAGCGTTATCAGAATACAAGAAGGGTTTCAGAAGGCCGGTGAATGTGACACAAGACACGTCGCAAGACAAATATAAGAAGTCGTGTCCAGCTTGTGAGGGTGAACACTATGCAACAGAATGCAAGAAGTTCAAAGAAGCGGATATAAATGAGAAATGGGACATCATCAAGAAAGCAAGAATCTGTTTTAAGTGTTTACGATTCAAGCACTCAAGAATCAACTGCAAGGCGCCTGTGTGTAAGCAGTGTGGGAGATGGCATCATACTCTCCTGCACTCGGACGAGCCGCCTGTACCAGTACAGAAATCAAGTGACGAAAACAAAGGGAAACAAACATATGAAGAGAAGGTTTCTTCAGTAAACAGTACCAAGTCAGAAGAGAGAGCATATTTGAAGATGGTTCCGGTGCATCTCTACGGGCCTAAAGGTCAAGTACGTGTACTGGCGTTGCTGGATGAAGGATCAACTGTCACGCTCCTGGACGAGGCAATAGCAGAGACGATTGGAGCTGAAGGAAGTCGCGAAGCTCTGTCTATTGAAACAGTGGGCGGAAGAGTTATAAGGAAAGATAGTTCTCAGAATATTCAACTGAAGATAAGAGGAGCCCACAGAAGAGATAAGAAGTCCATCACAGTTAGAACAATTGACGACTTGAGGCTGTGTGAACAAGGAATCAGTAAGAGCACCGTGGAGAGCTGCCCGCATCTGAAGGCAATCGAAGAGCAGTTACTCTACACGGCTGAGCGGCCAAGGTTGTTGATTGGGCAAGACAATTGGGCACTTATCGTCACAAGAAGATTGAAGAAGGGCAAGCCAGCTGAACCCGTGGCCTCTCTCACTGACTTAGGGTGGGTGCTGCACGGCTGTGAAACTGGCACGAACACTGTAGTCAACTTCGTACATTATGGAAGAGCGACGACGGAATCAGAAGACATAGAAGAAGTAGTAAGGCAACATTTCCAGCTAGAATCGCTGGGTATCCAGAACCGACTGCCATCAAACGACAGCGACAGAAGAGCCTTAGAAACTTTAGAAAAAACGACGAAACGTTTAGCAAGCGGGCAATTCGAAACAGGCCTCTTATGGAAGAAAGAAGACGAGCACCTGCCTAACAACTACAAGCAAGCCTTTCGTCGTCTAATCAGCATTGAAAGGAAGCTGGACAAAGATAAGGAAGTCAAAGAGTATTACGAAAAGCAAAtccagagcatggttgaaaatGGATACGCAGAGAAAGCGCCAGAGACGTCAACTGAAGGAAGAACTTTCTACTTGCCCCACTTCGCAGTTGTGCACCCTGTCAAGCGGAAGCCAAGAATAGTGTTTGACGCGGCAGCCAAGTACGAAGGGAAAAGCCTCAACGACGCCTTGCTAGCAGGCCCGGATCTACTTCAATCACTGTTCGGAGTGCTGCTACGCTTCAGAGAAGGCCCAGTGGCTGTCATGGCCGACATCCAAGACATGTTTCTTCGAGTCAAAGTGAGGGAAGGCGACCGAGACAGTCTAAGGTTCCTGTGGCGAGGAAGCCGAAGAACAAGCAAACCCGACGAGTACAGAATGTCGTCGATTATATTCAGGGCAGCGTCATCGCCCGCAACTGCGATATATGTGATGA AAAACGCGGAAGACTTCAAGGCAACTCACCCAGAAGCTGTGAAAGCTATAAGCAGGAATCACTATATGGATGATTACCTACAGAGCTTCGCGTCGATTGAAGAAGCTAAGAAGATATCAAGAGAAGTTAAAGAGATACATTCTCGAGCGAGTTTTCACTTAAAAGGCTGGGCGAGCAACGACATAAGGGTATTATCAGAAATTGAAGACACGAACAAAGGAGAATCACTGCTGCTTACAAAGGAAGAAAAAACTCTGGGACTGAGGTGGCTTGTGAAAGAAGATAAGTTGGCGTTCAACGTTGGTCTGCGCAACACACCGAAGgaattattagaaaatacaAGAGCGCCTACGAAGCGTGAAGTCACAAGTGCCGTGATGTCAACATTCGATCCGCTAGGCTTCGCGGCGCCTGTGCTAATACAAGGAAAGAAATTAATTCAAGACATATGGAGAACGAAGGTTGACTGGGACGAGAAGATTaacgaaaaacaaagaaaaatgtggTCAAGGTACTTAGAAGAGGTGCTGGCATTAACAGGACTTCAGATACCGAGATGTATCTCGCCACGCTGCGGTGAAGGGCAGCTACACACGTTCACGGACGCTAGCGAAGAGGCTTACGCGGCGGTTGCTTACTGGAGGACAGTTGAACCCTGCGGGAAAGTGCACGTCTCCATGGTCGCAGGCAAAGCAAGAGTATCGCCGACAAAACCAGTGTCGATTCCACGATTAGAGTTGCAAGCCGCCCTGCTTGGCAGTAGACTAGCAGCTAGTATCGAGGAAGAAATGAGCCTGCAAGTATCAAGAAAATTCTACTGGACTGACTCTAGCACCGTGTTACTGTGGATCAAGGCGGAGCCAAGGAAATTTAAAACCTTCGTGGCTAACCGGCTCGCAGAAATCGAAGAAAACACTAAGCCGGAGGACTGGAGATGGGTGCCCACTAAAGAGAACCCGGCGGACGACGCTACAAGGGGAACGCCGGCCGAGTTCAGTCACAAATCAAGATGGTTCCAAGGCCCCGCGTTTCTTCGACAAACAGAACAAGAGTGGCCTCTACACGATTTCAAGTCTGCGGGCAAATTACCGGAGGAAAAAAGCAAGGAGCAAGTGGTGGCTGCAGCAACAGAAGGGAAGGCCTTAATTGATTTACAAAGGTTTTCAAGCTGGGAGCGACTACTGCGCGTCACGGCCAGAGTGGTCACCTTCGCATACCTCTTATTGAAGAAGACCCGTAAAGCAGCCACTACTGCCGTGCGCAAAGAAGACGAGCCTTGGCGACCGCAGAGAAGAGCACAGAAGGACAAGAAGCGAACTCCCAATCAACCAGCCATCACCAAGTCTAAGAAACCTCTACACGCACCTATAGAGCAACAACACATAAGGAAGGCCGAAGAGATTCTAATAAGGATAAGTCAAGTCGATAGTTTTGCAACAGAAATAAGaagtttgaaaaagaaaaacccTCGAAA TACAAGTAAACTTAAGAAAATCGACGTGTACATCGATGATGACGATATCATTAAGTTAAGAAGCAGGACGATGAAGTTTCGCGGCGAAGAGCGAAGGAAAATGAACCCTATTATATTAGACGGAAAACACAGAATTGCGCAGCTCATCATTCAACATTATCATAAGAAGTTTCTTCACGGCAACACTGCTACAGTCATGAACGAAGTGCGACAAAAGTATTGGATCTTCGGTTTAAGGGCCGCAGTAAAGGCAGTGTCACATGGCTGCCAGTGGTGCAGAACAAGGAAGAGTGTCCCCGCGATACCTCCGACGGGCGACCTACCGAGCGAGCGACTACAACACCATCAGTTCCCGTTCACTTGCACTGCAGTCGATTACTTCGGCCCCATGCAAGTCACCGTTGGCAGAAGGGTTGAGAAGCGGTGGGGGGCATTGTTTACATGCCTTACCACGCGAGCCGTTCACCTGGAGCTGGCCCCCTCTCTAAGTGCCAGCTCTATGATAATGGCGTTGCGACGGATGACCGCGAGAAGAGGAACGCCGAGTACGATTTTTAGTGACAACGGTACTAACTTCGTCGGCGCGAACAAAGAGCTGGAGGCGGCCGCACAAGAAAAAGGTATCAAGTGGAAGTTTATTCCCCCCGGCAGCCCAAACATGGGGGGCGCCTGGGAGAGACTCGTGCGGTCAGTGAAGACGGCCCTGGCTGTAGTACTCAATGAAAGAAGCCCGCCTGAAGAAGTGCTTCACACATTAATAACAGAAGTCGAACACATCGTCAACTCAAGACCCCTCACCCCCGTCAGTATGGATCCCGACGACGAAGAGAGTCTGACCCCCAACCATTTCCTGCTTGGAAGATCGTGCGGAGCGATGGCGCCGGGAGAATTCGACGACACAGACTTAATCGGGAAGGCAAACTGGAAAACAGCGCAGAGGCTCGCCGACCATTTCTGGCAGCGGTGGGTGAAAGAGTACCTGCCCCTCATCATGCCACGACGGATAGAGGGTCGCGCCACGAACGACCCTCGAGAAGGCGACATCGTGCTCATAGTCGACTCCACGTTACCTCGCAATACGTGGCCCCGCGGTGAAGTCATCAAAACCTACCCCGGGCCAGACGGCAGAACCCGAGTGATGGACGTAAGGACTACGGGAGGAGTGCTGCGCCGGCCAACGCGTAGAATCATCGTCCTGGTTCCCGCTGCATCGTCGCGCTCCGAGGATGGCGTGCTACGCACCGTGGGGGAGAATGTCGGCGACGATGAATAA